From Paenibacillus sp. V4I7, one genomic window encodes:
- the coaD gene encoding pantetheine-phosphate adenylyltransferase — protein sequence MMRQEHGITVAVYPGSFDPVTHGHLDIIHRAAKVFDKLIVAVLNNTSKNPLFTLEERMELIRKVTKDLPNVEVDGFRDLMVNYMKARNVRLIVRGLRAVSDFEYELQMASTNHKLNPDVETFFMTSKPQFSYLSSSIVKEIAKFHGPVEDLVPAEVEEALKKKFPRI from the coding sequence ATGATGAGGCAAGAACACGGAATTACAGTTGCCGTTTATCCAGGCAGTTTTGATCCTGTTACACACGGCCATCTTGACATTATACATAGAGCGGCAAAAGTGTTTGATAAGTTGATTGTAGCTGTACTGAATAACACATCCAAGAATCCTCTGTTCACATTGGAAGAACGGATGGAGCTCATTAGGAAGGTGACCAAGGATCTGCCGAATGTAGAGGTGGATGGTTTTAGAGATTTGATGGTCAATTATATGAAAGCTCGCAATGTGCGACTAATTGTTCGTGGACTTCGGGCGGTTTCTGACTTTGAGTATGAATTGCAGATGGCTTCTACGAATCACAAGCTGAATCCAGATGTAGAAACTTTCTTTATGACTTCGAAACCTCAGTTTTCGTACTTGAGCTCAAGTATTGTCAAAGAGATTGCTAAGTTTCACGGACCAGTGGAAGATCTAGTTCCGGCTGAGGTGGAAGAAGCACTGAAAAAGAAATTCCCTAGAATCTAA
- the rsmD gene encoding 16S rRNA (guanine(966)-N(2))-methyltransferase RsmD, with product MRVISGTAKGRSLKAVPGTSTRPTTDKVKEAIFSMIGPYFEGGQVLDLFAGTGGLGIEALSRGMDKAVFIDIEKKSIDTIGHNLVTAGLKDQAEVYRTDATRALKALAKREQQFELVFLDPPYKMKLIAELINTMEEQSIVQLNTTIVVEHDAKDVLENTIGGFKQQRRSDYGDTAVTIYKGSAE from the coding sequence ATGAGAGTGATTTCAGGCACCGCCAAAGGCAGGTCGTTAAAAGCTGTACCCGGTACCAGCACACGGCCAACAACGGATAAAGTGAAAGAAGCGATCTTCAGTATGATTGGTCCTTATTTTGAAGGAGGACAAGTACTTGATCTATTTGCAGGTACAGGCGGACTCGGGATTGAAGCGCTTAGCCGCGGGATGGATAAGGCTGTCTTCATTGATATCGAGAAGAAAAGCATCGACACGATTGGGCATAATTTAGTTACCGCAGGTCTCAAGGACCAAGCTGAGGTCTACCGAACGGATGCAACTCGGGCGTTAAAAGCGTTAGCGAAGCGGGAGCAGCAATTTGAACTCGTTTTCCTCGATCCTCCGTATAAAATGAAATTAATCGCGGAACTGATAAACACGATGGAAGAGCAGTCGATCGTTCAATTGAATACCACGATAGTTGTGGAACACGATGCTAAAGATGTCCTCGAAAATACCATCGGAGGATTTAAGCAGCAGCGAAGATCCGATTACGGAGATACCGCTGTCACAATTTACAAAGGATCAGCAGAATAA
- a CDS encoding IS1182 family transposase, with translation MYIQYTMDQLCLPMDLEEDIPQNHLVRIVNAAVNQLDDVIFEAAYPGGGRDSYHPKMLTKVIIYAYTQRIYSSRQIAKAVRENVMFMWIAGRQRPDFRTINRFRSERMKALLETVFTAVLQFLADEKYVQLEHYFVDGTKIEANANRYTFVWGKAVVKHKAKLQEKVQTLFATIEESEKQEEQMHVGQDLSELGGASEITSEKLEIAVKQLEERLQENPKDKSLKKAVRTLRKDLLPRLQKYETHEEILGSRNSYSKTDKDATFMRMKEDHMRNGQLKPGYNVQIGTENQFILGYSVHQRPTDTRCLIPHLEKVKSQLGKLPSTIIADAGYGGEENYDYLEQNEVEAIVKYSTYHREKNKAWQKDISKIDNWTYDEEQDTWTCATGQPLIFRRASKEKTESGYEIEYRHYRSASYEGCPLKPQCTKAQGNREVKVSMNYLRLKNQARNKLRSEEGYALAVRRMIEPEPVFGDIKNNRGFKRFLLRGLPKVSLEVGWLSLAHNLLKKAAMDAKNKGAKHVQAA, from the coding sequence TTGTACATTCAATATACCATGGATCAACTTTGCCTGCCAATGGACTTGGAGGAAGATATTCCTCAAAATCACCTCGTTCGCATTGTAAACGCCGCCGTGAATCAACTGGATGACGTCATTTTCGAGGCAGCTTACCCTGGAGGCGGAAGAGATAGCTATCACCCTAAGATGCTAACAAAAGTGATCATTTATGCCTACACCCAGCGTATTTACTCCTCCCGACAGATCGCCAAGGCTGTCCGCGAAAACGTCATGTTCATGTGGATTGCAGGCAGACAACGACCCGACTTCCGCACCATTAACCGTTTTCGTTCTGAACGGATGAAAGCCCTGCTGGAGACCGTATTTACCGCGGTTCTTCAATTTTTGGCCGACGAGAAGTACGTTCAACTAGAGCACTATTTTGTTGACGGTACTAAAATTGAAGCGAATGCCAATCGGTATACCTTTGTTTGGGGTAAAGCGGTTGTGAAGCATAAGGCCAAGCTTCAGGAGAAAGTGCAGACGCTGTTTGCCACGATCGAAGAATCTGAGAAGCAAGAAGAGCAGATGCATGTTGGCCAAGACCTAAGCGAACTGGGCGGAGCGTCTGAGATCACAAGTGAAAAATTAGAGATCGCTGTCAAACAATTGGAAGAAAGACTGCAGGAAAACCCGAAGGACAAGTCGCTAAAGAAAGCCGTGCGCACACTTCGAAAAGATCTTCTTCCTCGACTTCAAAAGTATGAAACACATGAAGAAATTTTAGGGAGTCGGAATAGCTACAGTAAGACCGACAAAGATGCTACGTTCATGCGGATGAAAGAAGATCATATGCGAAACGGCCAACTTAAGCCGGGTTACAATGTACAGATCGGCACTGAAAATCAATTTATCCTCGGCTACAGCGTACACCAACGGCCTACCGATACACGCTGCCTCATCCCTCATCTTGAAAAAGTAAAATCGCAACTAGGCAAGCTGCCGAGCACGATCATCGCTGATGCGGGATATGGCGGCGAAGAGAACTACGACTATTTAGAGCAAAATGAAGTCGAAGCCATCGTCAAATATAGCACCTATCACCGTGAGAAAAACAAAGCGTGGCAAAAGGATATTAGTAAAATCGACAACTGGACCTATGACGAAGAACAAGATACGTGGACATGTGCGACAGGACAACCCCTCATTTTCCGCAGAGCAAGCAAAGAGAAAACGGAGAGTGGATATGAAATCGAGTACCGCCATTACCGGAGTGCAAGCTATGAAGGTTGCCCGCTGAAACCACAGTGTACGAAAGCCCAAGGTAATCGCGAAGTTAAAGTAAGCATGAACTACTTGCGATTAAAGAACCAAGCGCGCAACAAACTCCGTAGCGAAGAAGGTTACGCGCTAGCAGTACGGCGTATGATTGAGCCAGAGCCTGTGTTTGGTGACATCAAGAACAACCGCGGATTCAAAAGATTCCTGCTTCGAGGCTTACCCAAAGTAAGTCTAGAGGTCGGGTGGCTTTCGCTTGCCCATAACTTGCTGAAGAAAGCAGCGATGGACGCTAAAAATAAAGGAGCTAAGCACGTACAAGCCGCTTAG
- a CDS encoding AAA family ATPase, with translation MKRYQWIKWRTFILWLAALVFTGMLIWAGGPTSWNIALTIIGIVMQLLFAITFMIVQFVALFWFLARGRTYWILPGETGATWDDYRGNPEIVENAKRIVILLKGVKEFKEMGGEAIRGLLLCGPPGTGKSYLAQVIANEAQVPFAYASAPSFQNMFFGVGNLKVMRLYKKTRKLATVYGACIIFIDEIDAIGMSRQTGAGGGGAMFGMGGGSGLLNELLLQMDPPNIDNSKISKMLRSLGLRRKKAERPAVLTVAATNLPDVLDPALLRPGRFDRQLWVDTPDYDGRVDVFQYYLRKVKRDSTLTSEAASLDTVGYSPAQIKHIVNESLVIAHQRGAQEASYEDFRAAMETYEWGLKQPLRSMRDDEKRNVAYHEAGHAVAQYLLKPHDRVWKVTIIRRGGALGLAATKPTHERYNRSDSEILAEIQVCLAARAVEEVFLGKKLNGVTSDLQQATEMAGAYLGMVGMGDELFSWLATGSRADALKALRPKINELLKDQMLQVKNLVREHVDFVHTIASELLKQGDLTGEEIEQIYVRLYGRSRPEPTEVKTQVSIDSLDQVVQEQLPEEDANDTKDSE, from the coding sequence ATGAAGAGATATCAGTGGATCAAGTGGCGAACGTTCATACTGTGGCTCGCAGCGCTCGTCTTTACCGGCATGCTGATATGGGCAGGAGGGCCGACATCTTGGAATATCGCATTGACTATTATCGGTATTGTGATGCAGTTGCTTTTTGCCATAACGTTCATGATTGTCCAGTTCGTAGCCCTTTTCTGGTTCCTGGCCCGGGGTCGCACGTACTGGATTCTGCCTGGCGAGACTGGAGCCACATGGGATGATTACCGGGGTAATCCCGAAATCGTTGAGAATGCCAAACGGATCGTCATTCTGCTCAAGGGCGTAAAGGAGTTCAAGGAAATGGGTGGCGAGGCGATCAGAGGCTTACTGCTCTGCGGACCTCCAGGTACCGGTAAGTCCTACCTCGCACAGGTGATCGCTAACGAAGCACAGGTGCCTTTTGCTTATGCCTCGGCACCCAGCTTTCAAAACATGTTCTTCGGCGTCGGCAACCTGAAGGTGATGCGCCTCTACAAGAAGACCCGGAAGCTGGCGACTGTGTACGGCGCGTGCATCATCTTCATCGACGAGATTGACGCCATCGGAATGAGTCGCCAGACGGGAGCAGGTGGAGGAGGAGCAATGTTCGGCATGGGCGGCGGCTCTGGTCTGCTCAACGAGCTGCTCTTACAGATGGACCCGCCGAACATCGACAACTCCAAGATTTCCAAGATGCTTCGCTCGCTGGGTCTGCGGCGCAAAAAGGCAGAGCGACCGGCGGTGTTGACGGTTGCTGCGACAAACCTGCCCGATGTACTTGACCCCGCACTGCTTCGGCCCGGCCGCTTCGACAGGCAGCTCTGGGTCGATACCCCCGACTATGATGGTCGGGTGGACGTTTTCCAATACTATCTCCGAAAGGTGAAACGGGACTCTACGCTAACTTCGGAAGCGGCGTCGCTCGATACGGTCGGTTACAGCCCTGCACAGATCAAACACATCGTCAATGAATCGCTTGTTATCGCCCACCAACGGGGAGCCCAGGAAGCCAGTTACGAGGACTTCCGGGCTGCTATGGAGACCTATGAGTGGGGACTCAAACAGCCGCTCCGCTCCATGAGAGACGACGAGAAGCGGAATGTCGCCTACCATGAGGCCGGTCATGCTGTAGCCCAGTACCTACTGAAGCCCCACGACCGGGTCTGGAAAGTGACAATCATCCGCCGGGGCGGCGCGCTCGGTCTCGCTGCCACCAAACCGACGCATGAACGGTATAACCGAAGCGATAGTGAAATCTTAGCGGAGATCCAAGTCTGTCTGGCGGCCCGGGCGGTGGAAGAAGTGTTCTTAGGGAAGAAATTAAACGGTGTCACCTCCGACCTTCAGCAGGCTACAGAGATGGCAGGCGCCTACCTCGGTATGGTTGGTATGGGCGATGAGCTGTTCAGTTGGCTTGCGACGGGCTCTCGGGCTGATGCACTCAAGGCACTCCGGCCAAAGATTAACGAGCTTCTGAAGGATCAGATGCTCCAAGTAAAAAATTTAGTAAGGGAACACGTCGACTTCGTCCACACCATTGCATCGGAGCTGCTAAAACAAGGCGATCTAACCGGCGAGGAGATTGAGCAGATCTATGTACGACTGTATGGCCGTAGTCGGCCAGAGCCAACTGAGGTAAAAACCCAGGTGTCTATCGATTCATTAGATCAAGTCGTTCAGGAACAGCTGCCGGAGGAGGACGCCAACGATACAAAGGATTCCGAGTAA
- a CDS encoding thermonuclease family protein translates to MSRQKWYQTTWFLVLLCLVAPYIGIFFLMKRTKNKLILGGVAVWAIIILIGAMATTQTTTAPVAEANKYITAKVTKVVDGDTINVLIGDKKETVRFVLIDTPETKHPSKPVEPFGPEASKFTTDMLEGKEVKLEKDVSERDSYGRLLMYVWLDDKMVNELLLEKGLARVAIYQPDVKYVDKFREIQKKAQQAGTGIWSIENYAKDDGYHPEVMKKTEEPAKETQPSKAPASSTSNSNVSYPNCTAVKAAGKAPLHRGDPGYSSKLDLDNDGVACE, encoded by the coding sequence ATGTCTCGGCAAAAGTGGTATCAGACAACTTGGTTTTTAGTTCTCCTATGTTTAGTAGCTCCATACATCGGCATTTTTTTTCTGATGAAAAGAACCAAAAACAAACTTATTCTTGGCGGTGTGGCAGTTTGGGCTATCATTATTTTAATCGGCGCTATGGCAACTACACAGACGACAACTGCACCTGTAGCAGAAGCTAACAAGTACATAACGGCAAAAGTAACCAAGGTAGTAGATGGGGACACAATTAATGTGTTGATCGGTGACAAAAAGGAAACGGTTCGTTTCGTCCTGATTGACACACCTGAAACCAAACATCCATCGAAGCCTGTAGAACCTTTCGGCCCGGAGGCATCGAAATTTACAACCGATATGCTTGAAGGTAAAGAAGTAAAACTTGAAAAAGACGTCTCAGAACGTGATAGTTATGGCCGGCTGCTTATGTATGTTTGGCTCGATGATAAAATGGTAAACGAGCTGCTTCTAGAAAAGGGATTAGCCCGAGTAGCCATCTACCAACCCGATGTAAAATACGTTGATAAATTCAGAGAAATTCAAAAGAAAGCACAGCAGGCGGGAACTGGCATCTGGAGCATAGAGAACTACGCGAAGGATGATGGATATCATCCAGAGGTAATGAAGAAAACAGAGGAACCTGCGAAAGAAACACAGCCATCAAAAGCACCTGCATCATCTACATCAAATAGTAACGTTAGCTATCCAAACTGTACAGCAGTTAAAGCTGCCGGCAAAGCTCCTCTTCATCGAGGTGATCCTGGGTACAGCAGTAAGTTAGACCTTGATAATGACGGTGTGGCATGTGAATAG
- a CDS encoding GNAT family N-acetyltransferase gives MSTLSFKELEESDIPLLMDIYNHFVLHTTVSFHTEPVEISEFTESVVHPNPRYQTYVITFDGILQGYVQVMPHKKKQAYDTTGEVTIYLNPECVGKGLGSAAIQYIEAVAKDRGFHTLISTICADNKPSIHLFTKNGYTQCAHFREVGFKWGQFLDIVTYQKII, from the coding sequence ATGTCTACCCTGTCATTTAAAGAATTAGAAGAGTCTGATATTCCCCTTCTGATGGATATCTACAATCATTTTGTCCTACATACGACTGTTTCTTTTCACACGGAGCCCGTAGAGATATCAGAATTTACAGAAAGTGTAGTTCATCCAAACCCGCGTTACCAAACTTATGTGATAACATTCGATGGGATCCTTCAAGGATATGTACAAGTCATGCCGCACAAGAAAAAGCAAGCCTATGATACCACTGGGGAAGTGACGATCTATTTGAATCCGGAATGCGTGGGCAAAGGATTGGGCTCAGCAGCCATTCAGTACATTGAAGCAGTTGCCAAAGATCGCGGCTTCCACACTCTGATCTCCACCATTTGTGCGGATAATAAACCTAGTATTCATTTGTTTACGAAAAATGGCTATACGCAGTGTGCACATTTCCGTGAGGTTGGCTTTAAATGGGGTCAATTTCTCGATATCGTTACCTATCAGAAAATCATATAA
- a CDS encoding polysaccharide deacetylase family protein: MTKWLWSIAIVGLLATGCGMSKNKPYYDQRSTQNSHVEEQDLTTDSSANNDEIDTETLISPRSMNSPPSAGTPTASVQPKATPTVITSRPSPKPSPKKAAVQPEASKKPSVPVQKNQGQARISLKKLTLSQLVMKYPDTFKLRGSAQEKKVALTFDDGPDTRFTPKVLDALKASQVKATFFVLGVQANAHPDIIRRIVKEGHVIGNHSYSHANLPKLTADKFQSQIISTESVLQGLIGYAPKLIRPPYGAINEEQVRWIADHHYLIVNWNVDSLDWKSLNSDQVLNNIMQQTKPGSIILQHSGGADSQDLSGTVQAIGPLISKLKAAGYTFVTVPELLHVTKSK, translated from the coding sequence ATGACGAAATGGCTTTGGTCCATCGCCATCGTAGGCTTGCTAGCGACAGGCTGCGGTATGTCAAAAAACAAGCCTTATTACGATCAACGCTCTACACAAAATTCTCATGTGGAAGAACAAGATTTAACAACAGATTCTAGTGCCAACAACGACGAAATTGATACTGAGACTCTTATCAGTCCAAGGAGCATGAATAGTCCCCCCTCTGCTGGGACACCTACGGCTTCCGTTCAACCTAAAGCAACACCTACTGTTATAACGTCCAGACCATCGCCCAAACCTAGCCCCAAGAAAGCAGCAGTACAGCCAGAAGCTTCAAAGAAGCCTTCTGTTCCTGTTCAAAAAAATCAAGGCCAAGCTAGAATTTCTCTGAAAAAGCTTACTCTCTCTCAACTGGTTATGAAATATCCAGATACCTTTAAGCTGCGCGGCTCTGCTCAAGAAAAGAAAGTGGCACTAACCTTCGATGACGGGCCTGACACCCGTTTTACTCCAAAAGTGCTTGATGCGCTTAAGGCGAGCCAAGTTAAGGCGACCTTTTTCGTTCTTGGCGTTCAAGCTAATGCTCATCCCGATATCATTAGGCGGATTGTCAAAGAAGGCCATGTCATCGGGAATCATTCCTACAGTCATGCGAACCTGCCTAAGCTGACGGCGGACAAATTTCAAAGTCAGATTATCAGCACAGAGAGCGTGCTGCAAGGCTTAATCGGCTACGCACCTAAGCTAATCCGCCCGCCGTACGGCGCGATAAATGAAGAGCAGGTCAGATGGATCGCTGACCACCATTATTTGATCGTGAATTGGAATGTCGATTCCCTCGACTGGAAATCGCTGAATTCCGATCAGGTGCTGAACAATATCATGCAGCAAACGAAGCCTGGTTCTATCATCCTTCAGCACTCCGGAGGTGCTGATAGTCAAGATTTGTCAGGGACGGTACAGGCCATTGGACCGCTGATTAGTAAGCTTAAAGCAGCAGGTTACACGTTTGTAACCGTACCTGAGCTGCTTCACGTCACAAAAAGCAAATAA
- the abc-f gene encoding ribosomal protection-like ABC-F family protein, producing the protein MTLLIKAVNVMKEFAGKPIFEQVDLEVNAGERIAIYGRNGIGKTTLLRLLAGTLELDKGSVERRLKLDQWGWMGQQTEADEAVSTHAYVEGGCPEHCAAKRRMKELEARMQDAAAPCMESLLADYQEAAERYMGLDGYHWETQVERKLLQLGLGRELWDQPLGQLSGGQKTRAQLARLMVREPQLLLLDEPTNHLDAASLEWLEVWLRAYPGTVVFVSHDRHFMDRVATCLVELTPTGSRKYRGGYTEYTRQKELELRTQEQLYRKQQLLREQLEESIRTYRQWFHQGEKNARMAEVPIQRGYFQARAGAHVSRMNAKMKELERLEGERVEKPREAAHLKVKLSASDFASRSLVRLERAAFSYGQRELFAELSLSVDRGDRLAVLGPNGSGKTTLLGLLVGELQPAAGKVRQHPQTSIGYFSQELKHLDDGVTLLDSLLALPAMTQTQARTILGCFLFSGEEVRKRIGDLSMGERCRLAFLKLYLSGANLLVLDEPTNYLDIDSRERIEQALLRYPGAMVIVSHDRFFIRKLATKLLWLSAERSPIAFSGTYDEYADASLACESSPELLARANERRQLELTLAQLMSEGAWSPENAQAQLQIIRDIKTRLSELQG; encoded by the coding sequence ATGACTTTACTAATAAAAGCAGTGAATGTGATGAAGGAATTCGCGGGGAAACCAATTTTTGAACAAGTGGATTTGGAAGTGAATGCAGGGGAGCGGATCGCGATCTATGGCCGCAATGGCATAGGAAAGACGACGCTTCTTCGCCTTTTAGCAGGCACGCTGGAGCTTGATAAAGGCAGCGTGGAACGCAGGCTGAAGCTCGATCAGTGGGGATGGATGGGGCAGCAGACAGAGGCTGATGAGGCGGTGTCTACACACGCCTATGTCGAGGGAGGCTGCCCAGAGCACTGCGCTGCGAAGCGCCGCATGAAGGAGCTGGAGGCGCGGATGCAGGATGCGGCTGCTCCTTGCATGGAGAGCCTGCTAGCCGACTATCAGGAGGCGGCAGAGCGATACATGGGGCTGGACGGCTACCACTGGGAAACCCAAGTGGAGCGCAAGCTGCTGCAGCTCGGCCTCGGCCGCGAGCTGTGGGATCAGCCGCTCGGCCAGCTGAGCGGCGGGCAGAAGACGCGCGCCCAGTTGGCGCGTCTGATGGTGCGCGAGCCGCAGCTGCTGCTGCTCGACGAGCCCACCAACCACCTCGACGCGGCGTCGCTCGAATGGCTCGAAGTGTGGCTTCGAGCCTATCCGGGCACCGTCGTGTTCGTCTCCCACGATCGCCATTTCATGGATCGTGTGGCGACCTGCCTGGTCGAACTGACGCCGACAGGCAGTCGGAAATACCGTGGCGGGTATACGGAGTATACACGTCAAAAAGAACTCGAGCTGCGTACGCAGGAGCAGCTCTATCGCAAGCAGCAGCTTCTACGCGAGCAGCTGGAGGAGAGCATTCGCACGTATCGGCAGTGGTTCCATCAGGGCGAGAAAAACGCCCGGATGGCTGAGGTGCCGATACAGCGCGGGTACTTTCAGGCGCGAGCCGGTGCGCACGTCTCGCGGATGAACGCGAAGATGAAGGAGTTGGAGCGCCTAGAGGGGGAACGCGTGGAGAAGCCGCGGGAAGCGGCGCACCTAAAGGTGAAGCTGAGCGCAAGCGACTTCGCTTCACGCTCGCTTGTGCGCCTGGAGCGGGCCGCGTTCAGCTACGGCCAGCGCGAGTTGTTCGCTGAGCTAAGCCTCAGCGTAGACCGCGGCGACCGTTTGGCCGTGCTCGGCCCCAACGGCTCAGGCAAAACGACGCTGCTGGGGCTGCTCGTCGGTGAACTGCAGCCCGCTGCCGGCAAGGTGCGGCAGCATCCGCAGACGTCGATCGGCTACTTTTCGCAGGAGCTCAAGCATCTCGACGACGGTGTGACACTGCTCGACAGCCTGCTGGCGCTGCCTGCCATGACGCAGACCCAAGCCCGCACGATTCTGGGCTGCTTCCTCTTCTCAGGCGAAGAGGTGCGCAAGCGCATCGGTGATTTAAGCATGGGCGAGCGCTGCAGGCTCGCCTTCCTCAAGCTTTACTTAAGCGGCGCAAACTTGCTGGTGCTGGATGAGCCGACGAATTACTTGGATATTGATTCGCGGGAGAGGATTGAACAGGCGCTGCTCCGCTATCCCGGCGCCATGGTCATCGTCTCGCATGACCGCTTCTTCATTCGTAAGCTGGCGACAAAGCTATTGTGGCTGAGCGCGGAGCGCAGCCCAATCGCTTTCTCAGGCACTTACGATGAGTATGCGGATGCGAGTTTGGCGTGTGAGAGCTCGCCGGAGCTGCTGGCGCGAGCCAACGAAAGGCGCCAGCTGGAGTTAACGCTGGCGCAGCTTATGAGTGAGGGGGCGTGGAGCCCAGAGAACGCCCAAGCGCAGCTTCAGATCATCCGAGACATCAAGACGAGGCTCTCGGAGCTTCAAGGATAA
- a CDS encoding GTP-binding protein, with protein sequence MNKVPVIVLSGFLGSGKTTLLIRMLQEVASFNLSPAVLMNELGKQDVDGHLLQEASPDVNMAKLLDGCICCSKKSDISDSIKQLLARKPDVILIELTGVANPEEIVDAFTEPALLPHVKLHKVITILDAENVLEYNSIFASDRELVYTLRRQMEVADLLILNKIDLITDKQQKSIEKTIRKFNERSLILPTAHSQFDLELIFGTLSPQGSQSTVSPNFNKKLQFQVIKTAQSPSETSKHTPSFSRIQTITILMDDDLAVSQHFVERYLAKWGSTLLRAKGYLIIGAKHDSFVMQFAGKRTNWQQTIFPRNALSRPHWYGSGCEDSRR encoded by the coding sequence TTGAACAAAGTTCCCGTTATCGTACTGAGTGGATTTCTAGGCAGCGGCAAAACAACACTGCTCATCCGCATGCTTCAAGAAGTTGCCTCCTTTAACCTAAGCCCCGCTGTTCTTATGAATGAGCTTGGGAAACAAGATGTAGACGGCCATCTCCTCCAAGAAGCCTCACCTGATGTGAACATGGCCAAACTGCTCGATGGCTGCATCTGCTGCAGTAAAAAAAGTGATATTAGTGATTCCATTAAACAATTGTTAGCGCGCAAGCCTGACGTCATACTCATTGAATTAACCGGTGTTGCCAACCCAGAGGAAATCGTCGATGCATTTACCGAGCCTGCACTACTTCCTCATGTGAAACTACATAAAGTCATCACCATACTTGATGCCGAAAACGTGCTTGAATATAACAGTATTTTCGCCTCGGACCGAGAGCTTGTCTATACACTTCGCAGACAGATGGAAGTTGCAGATCTTCTTATTCTGAACAAAATCGACTTAATCACTGATAAACAACAGAAGTCCATCGAAAAAACAATTCGCAAATTCAATGAACGTTCCTTAATACTGCCAACCGCACATAGTCAATTCGATTTAGAGCTTATTTTTGGCACTCTCAGTCCACAAGGATCGCAATCCACCGTCTCGCCGAATTTCAATAAAAAGCTTCAATTTCAAGTCATTAAAACGGCACAGTCGCCAAGCGAGACATCCAAACACACCCCATCTTTCTCACGTATTCAGACAATCACAATCCTCATGGATGATGACCTTGCCGTGTCACAGCACTTTGTGGAACGTTATTTAGCAAAATGGGGCTCCACACTGCTTCGCGCGAAAGGTTATTTGATTATTGGCGCTAAGCACGATTCCTTTGTTATGCAATTCGCAGGCAAACGCACGAACTGGCAGCAGACCATCTTTCCAAGGAACGCCTTATCTCGTCCTCATTGGTATGGATCTGGATGCGAAGACTCTCGAAGATGA
- a CDS encoding Fur family transcriptional regulator, with protein sequence MQVGTHTHTIDEMLRAMAQQGWRITEQRRSLATLFAESGSYLSPKDVYEYMKVKYPGVSFDTVYRNLRLLSEMGVLEQFHLADGLKFKASCLSHHHHHMICISCEKTVTFEFCPMKLVKDLPESFEIQSHRFEIFGYCSDCKSGISPSSELH encoded by the coding sequence ATGCAGGTGGGCACTCATACGCATACGATTGACGAGATGCTAAGGGCTATGGCTCAGCAAGGATGGAGAATTACAGAGCAGCGCAGAAGTTTGGCAACGTTATTCGCTGAGTCCGGAAGTTATTTGTCGCCAAAAGACGTTTATGAATACATGAAAGTTAAATATCCTGGTGTGAGTTTTGATACTGTCTACCGTAATCTTCGATTGTTGAGTGAGATGGGTGTTCTGGAGCAGTTTCACTTGGCGGATGGCTTGAAATTCAAAGCGAGTTGTTTATCTCATCATCATCACCATATGATCTGCATCAGTTGTGAAAAGACGGTAACCTTTGAGTTTTGTCCGATGAAGCTTGTGAAGGATTTGCCGGAGAGTTTTGAAATTCAAAGCCATCGTTTTGAGATATTTGGATACTGCTCAGATTGTAAGTCGGGCATATCTCCATCTTCTGAGCTGCATTAA